The following coding sequences lie in one Clupea harengus chromosome 23, Ch_v2.0.2, whole genome shotgun sequence genomic window:
- the chmp6b gene encoding charged multivesicular body protein 6, with translation MGNIFGKKRRTRVTEQDRAILQLKQQRDKLRQYQKRINLQLDKERLLAKQLLKDGKKEKALLLLKKKRYQDQLLDKTESQISNLERMVQDLEFAQIELKVIEGLKVGNDCLKKMHEVMSVEEVERIMDETQDSIEYQRQIDDMLAGSFTQEDEDAVLAELEAITQGDVELPEVPDEALPEVPEEEEEEPERKKERAKSAQQREMLSA, from the exons ATGGGAAACATTTTCGGCAAAAAGAGACGTACTCGAGTGACAGAGCAGGACAGAGCGATTTTG CAACTGAAACAGCAGAGAGATAAACTGAGGCAGTACCAGAAGAGGATCAATTTGCAACTGGACAAGGAGAGACTGCTAGCCAAGCAGCTGTTGAAGGATGGGAAGAAAGA AAAAGCCCTCCTTTTGCTTAAGAAGAAGCGCTATCAGGACCAACTCCTGGACAAGACGGAGAGCCAGATAAGCAACCTGGAGCGCATG GTTCAAGACCTGGAGTTTGCCCAGATTGAGCTGAAGGTCATCGAAGGGCTGAAGGTCGGCAACGACTGCCTGAAGAAGATGCATGAG GTGATGTccgtggaggaggtggagagaatcATGGATGAGACCCAGGACTCCATAGAGTACCAGAGG CAAATCGATGACATGCTGGCGGGCTCCTTCACCCAGGAGGATGAGGACGCTGTGTTGGCtgagctggaggccatcacacag GGAGATGTTGAGCTTCCTGAAGTTCCAGATGAGGCCTTACCAGAGGttccagaggaagaagaggaggaaccTG agaggaagaaggagagggcgAAGAGCGcgcagcagagagagatgctgtcCGCGTAG